The genomic stretch CGGTTCCTTTGATCCGCCATTTACCAAGCCTCGCATCTGTACCTGGGTGCGGCTGGTGCCGCTTGCCGAGGGTACTCCGCTGTATGTGTACAATGTACACCTTGCCCCACTCTCTTTCAGGCTTCGTAAAAATATCGAATTGCTGGCGGAACGTATCCATGAGCGTGAATTTGACGACCCTGTGGTGGTAACCGGTGATTTCAATGCCGGAGAAAGTCATAAAGCCATGAAGATGCTGACCAGCAGTGCTTTGACCGGTTCAAATAATCATCAGGAGAAATCCGTGCAGCCGGCGCTGTTCGACACTTTTCAGAATAATTTCAAGGGAGATTCATTATGCGGTACTTATCATGCATTCAAGGGTTGGCGTTTTTTACCGCGACTCGATTATATTCTGGCTAACCCTCATTTTTCAGTCTCCGAAAGCAAAATCATTCGTTACAGCCGCTTTAGTCGATATCCCTCAGACCATTTTCCGGTGATATCGATATTGACTATGGAGAACGCAAATATAGACTATGCAGGCGCTGCAAAAAGATGAAAAGCTACGCCGCTATCTCCTGGAACGAAATAATCACGGTCTTTACCGGGTATCACACTTTATTAATATCAGGATAAAAATCGAATGACACGGCCGAAGCAACTGATGTAATTTCCATCTACACACAAAGCTGCTCAAGTGAGTTGCGTCTGTATCAAACCGGGGATTGTGCTGTTGTTTCCCGCTGAATAATAATGCCGTCAACGGTTACGGGCTTCAATCCTCGTGGCGCCGATTTTGTATCAATCAGGTACCCCAGCAACCGGTGAAGAAGTGCTCGCACATTGAAATTATAGCTGGTAAGTCTGGTAACAAGGCTTTCGTAGGTATCATCGAAACCCATGATTGAAAGCGTTTGGGGAACTGCAATGCCTTTACGTTTGCAGTAATCCAGGGCTTGCAGCGCGACTATGTCATTAGCGCACACCCAGGCAGTGCACTCTTTTATTGCAACTGCACGCTCAAAAAGCTGATCGAGGGTTTCGGCCCATAGAGCTTGCGGCAACTTTCGCACCGGAATCGTATCGGTGAAAACGCTTTCAACCGTTCGAATAAAATGGGGTTTTACCTGCTTTCTCCACTGCTCGTATGCCTTTTTCAGAATATCGAATTTACCTTTCGTTCCGGCATCAAAACGATAGAATCCATAAATGTTAGCAGGATTCCGGAGCACAATTGGAATAACTTCGTAGCCCGGCCCTGCGAATCTGCATGTCTTCTGCATTCCGTGCAACCTGTTCTGTGACCAGAGCGCTTCATGAAAAGGAGATAAATAGGCGATATGGCGATGCCCCAGATCTATCAAAAAACGGGTAGCCGCTTCTCCACAATCGGCTGATATGGAATTACTGAATATGCGAAAGAACTCTTTTATGCATGATGCCGGAAGCACCAGGCCTCCTGTTGAGTCCAGCACGGCCACCGGTTTGCCAAAGGAGGAAAGAATTTCGAAAACATAGCGTACACCGGGAGAAAGCGCGGGAATAATAAAGCAATATCCCAGAACAGAATCGTCGTCTCGAAGTTCGAAGTAATCCCGGTTTCCCGGCCGGGAAAAAACAGCCGGGGGCATCACAGGTATCTGAACCGGTTCGTGGAATGTCGCATGCCCAAACATCTCGAGCCGCAGATCGCGTCGGCCGCATTCCAGATCCAACAGCCTTAGAATATCCTGATTAACCCCCTCAAAACGCACTTCACGCCTGTTATTCTCCATTGAAACAAGTCGAATCCTGCTTTTCGCTGCAGGCTTGACAAAGCCTACAACCCGATAGCTCCTTTTGTATGGCTCAAGATATTTCTCGGCAACCAATGTTCTGAGTGCCCGCTTGAGTGTCCTGAACGAGGTATTATAGCGGATGCAGAGCTCTTTTAATGATGGAAATGGAGTATCGGACTGATACGCTCCATTCAAAATATCTGTTCTCACGGCACGAGTAACGACTGCCGACATGCCGCCGGTAAGCGGCGTTATATCGATCTCATCACGAACAGCATCAGCACCTTCTTTGCCTGCGATATAATATCCTTTACACCGCTGCTTGGTCAGAAGCCCTTTATCTGTAAGCCGGTCGGCAGCTTTTATTATCGTATTTATCGAAACATGCGCATTTTGAGCCAGATGACGCAATGGCGGAAGCGGAGCGAAGGGCTCACTCCTGGTATGAATGAAACGAAATAAATAATCAATTGCTTTTTCTGTTGAAGGCGATCGCTTGTTTCGCATACAAAAAATATACCAAAAGTGAGACAACATTTCAACATTTATCATTAAGATCAATTTTTTTCCCTTAAATGTTGGCCGATTTTGTCTATCTTTTATCATAGGCAAGGATTTTCATGTGTTATAACTAATTCACAACCAGCAAAAAGGAGGATGGAGTTATGAAGCGTTTAACTTTCAGCACATGCATGATCGCTTTATCGGTTTTTGCGATGCCGGGTTTTGCCCAGAACTGGGTACGCACATTTGATGGACCAAAGGACAATGATAACGGCAGCAGAAGAAATGCCATTATCAAGCAGGAGT from Chitinivibrionales bacterium encodes the following:
- a CDS encoding GntR family transcriptional regulator, encoding MIKDRQNRPTFKGKKLILMINVEMLSHFWYIFCMRNKRSPSTEKAIDYLFRFIHTRSEPFAPLPPLRHLAQNAHVSINTIIKAADRLTDKGLLTKQRCKGYYIAGKEGADAVRDEIDITPLTGGMSAVVTRAVRTDILNGAYQSDTPFPSLKELCIRYNTSFRTLKRALRTLVAEKYLEPYKRSYRVVGFVKPAAKSRIRLVSMENNRREVRFEGVNQDILRLLDLECGRRDLRLEMFGHATFHEPVQIPVMPPAVFSRPGNRDYFELRDDDSVLGYCFIIPALSPGVRYVFEILSSFGKPVAVLDSTGGLVLPASCIKEFFRIFSNSISADCGEAATRFLIDLGHRHIAYLSPFHEALWSQNRLHGMQKTCRFAGPGYEVIPIVLRNPANIYGFYRFDAGTKGKFDILKKAYEQWRKQVKPHFIRTVESVFTDTIPVRKLPQALWAETLDQLFERAVAIKECTAWVCANDIVALQALDYCKRKGIAVPQTLSIMGFDDTYESLVTRLTSYNFNVRALLHRLLGYLIDTKSAPRGLKPVTVDGIIIQRETTAQSPV